Proteins co-encoded in one uncultured Draconibacterium sp. genomic window:
- the folD gene encoding bifunctional methylenetetrahydrofolate dehydrogenase/methenyltetrahydrofolate cyclohydrolase FolD yields MNLIDGKKIAAEIKQEIAEEVKQLMDNGGKQPHLAAILVGHDGGSETYVAYKIKDCEAVGFKSSLIRYEDDVTEEELLAKVDELNNDDDLDGFIVQLPLPKHISEQKVIEAIDPKKDVDGFHPINVGRMVIGLPSFVSATPYGIVELLKRYNIETSGKNCVVLGRSNIVGRPMSVLMSQKAINATVTVAHSRTANLKEVCANADILIVAMGVPEFVTADMVKEGAVVIDVGTTRVKSDKTKSGWKLKGDVLYDEVAPKCSYITPVPGGVGPMTRTSLLLNTLLSAKKEIYK; encoded by the coding sequence ATGAATTTGATCGACGGGAAAAAAATTGCTGCTGAAATCAAGCAGGAAATAGCAGAAGAGGTTAAACAGCTAATGGATAACGGAGGAAAACAACCTCATTTGGCAGCTATTTTGGTTGGTCATGATGGTGGAAGCGAAACCTATGTTGCTTACAAAATTAAAGACTGTGAAGCCGTTGGTTTTAAGTCTTCGCTGATTCGTTATGAAGATGATGTAACCGAAGAGGAATTGCTTGCCAAAGTTGATGAATTGAATAACGACGACGATTTGGATGGCTTTATTGTTCAGTTGCCACTGCCAAAACATATTTCGGAGCAAAAAGTAATTGAAGCCATCGATCCTAAAAAAGATGTTGATGGATTTCACCCGATAAACGTTGGGCGCATGGTAATTGGTTTGCCATCGTTTGTATCGGCAACTCCATACGGAATTGTTGAATTACTGAAACGTTACAACATTGAAACCAGCGGTAAAAACTGTGTGGTTTTGGGCCGCAGCAATATTGTTGGTCGCCCAATGAGTGTATTGATGTCGCAAAAGGCGATTAATGCTACTGTAACTGTTGCACACAGCCGTACTGCCAATCTGAAAGAGGTTTGTGCCAATGCCGATATTTTAATCGTTGCAATGGGAGTTCCTGAGTTTGTAACCGCCGATATGGTTAAAGAAGGAGCGGTTGTTATTGATGTGGGGACTACCCGTGTAAAATCAGATAAAACAAAATCGGGATGGAAGCTGAAAGGTGATGTTTTATATGATGAGGTAGCTCCAAAATGTTCGTACATTACTCCTGTTCCGGGGGGAGTTGGACCGATGACACGAACTTCACTATTGTTAAATACCTTGCTGTCGGCAAAAAAAGAGATCTATAAATAA
- a CDS encoding DUF3276 family protein: MESGDIKEGAKFKDSKFKQEIHSKVIRAGKRTYFFDVKSTRNDEYYLTITESKKRFGENGKFSYEKHKIFLYREDFTKFIESLQEVVDFIHDKQPEELNEEVEPKAEAEEIAEEETVLEKDYTNVEFEDI; the protein is encoded by the coding sequence ATGGAAAGCGGTGATATCAAGGAGGGAGCAAAGTTTAAAGACAGCAAGTTCAAGCAAGAGATTCATTCGAAAGTTATTCGTGCAGGAAAAAGAACTTATTTTTTCGATGTAAAAAGTACACGAAATGATGAGTATTACTTAACCATTACCGAAAGTAAAAAGCGCTTTGGCGAAAACGGTAAATTTTCGTACGAGAAACACAAAATCTTTTTATACAGGGAAGACTTCACCAAGTTCATCGAAAGTTTGCAGGAAGTAGTTGATTTTATTCACGACAAACAACCTGAAGAGCTGAACGAGGAAGTTGAACCCAAAGCCGAAGCTGAGGAAATTGCTGAAGAGGAAACTGTTCTGGAAAAAGACTACACCAATGTAGAGTTTGAAGATATTTAG
- a CDS encoding Tex family protein, which produces MQNKTIDLIARNLGLNNTQVLNTINLLNEGATVPFISRYRKERTGSLDEVQVLQIKEQNDKYTELAKRKETILRTIDEQGQLTTDLKSRIEDCFDSVELEDIYLPYKPKRRTKATIAREKGLEPLAKIVMKQLERDPEFKANQFLNDEVPSVEDALSGARDIIAEWVSENERARNIVRKGFDLGAYITSKLIKGKEEEAAKYRDYFDWSEPLKKCPSHRLLAMRRGENEGFLRVSISPNEERVLENLERFFVKGNNDSSAQVALAVKDSLKRLIQPSIETEFAKLSKEKADTEAINVFTENLKQLLLAPPLGQKRTLAIDPGYRTGCKVVCLDEQGNLLHNENIYPHKPQEQKKMAAKKISSMVEMYHIDAIAIGNGTASRETEAFIKKLRYNREARVYVVSEDGASVYSASSVARQEFPQYDVTVRGAISIGRRLMDPLAELVKIDPKSIGVGQYQHDVDQKNLKNSLDSVVELSVNSVGVNLNTASKHLLTYISGLGPQLAENITSYRKENGMFESRDALKKVPRMGPKAFEQAAGFLRIPDAKNPLDNSGVHPESYKIVSKIAKDLKCEVKDLIRNEELISKIDLKNYVTAEVGLPTLTDIKNELLKPGRDPRKPIKIFEFADGIFNITDLQVGMILPGIVNNITKFGAFVDVGIKESGLIHISEMADRFISDPNEIVKLHQHVKVRVKELDIPRKRIQLSLKGIEQE; this is translated from the coding sequence ATGCAAAATAAAACCATAGATCTTATTGCCCGCAACCTGGGACTAAACAACACCCAGGTTTTAAACACCATAAATTTGCTAAATGAAGGAGCTACAGTTCCTTTTATTTCGCGCTACCGAAAAGAACGGACCGGCAGTCTCGACGAAGTGCAGGTGCTTCAAATTAAAGAGCAAAACGATAAGTATACCGAACTTGCCAAACGCAAGGAAACCATACTGAGAACCATTGATGAACAGGGCCAGTTGACCACTGATCTTAAATCGCGAATTGAAGATTGTTTTGATTCAGTTGAACTGGAGGATATCTACCTGCCCTACAAACCGAAGCGCCGAACCAAAGCCACCATCGCCCGCGAAAAAGGACTGGAGCCATTGGCTAAAATCGTTATGAAACAGTTGGAACGCGATCCTGAATTCAAGGCCAACCAGTTTTTAAACGACGAAGTGCCTTCTGTAGAAGACGCACTTTCAGGGGCCCGCGATATAATTGCCGAATGGGTTAGCGAAAACGAACGTGCCCGAAATATTGTGCGTAAAGGTTTTGATCTGGGAGCTTACATAACATCAAAACTTATTAAAGGAAAAGAGGAAGAGGCTGCTAAATACCGCGACTATTTTGACTGGAGCGAACCGTTGAAAAAATGTCCTTCGCACCGTTTGCTGGCCATGCGCCGCGGCGAAAACGAAGGATTTCTGCGTGTTTCCATTTCGCCAAACGAAGAACGGGTACTGGAAAACCTGGAACGTTTTTTTGTAAAAGGAAACAACGACAGCTCAGCACAGGTAGCGCTTGCGGTAAAAGACAGTTTGAAACGCCTCATCCAACCATCGATTGAAACGGAATTTGCCAAATTATCGAAAGAAAAAGCCGATACCGAAGCCATAAACGTTTTTACCGAAAACCTAAAACAGTTGCTATTGGCGCCACCGCTGGGGCAAAAACGCACACTGGCTATCGATCCGGGTTACCGCACAGGCTGCAAAGTGGTTTGTTTGGATGAACAGGGAAATCTGCTCCACAACGAAAACATTTATCCCCACAAACCACAGGAACAGAAAAAAATGGCAGCAAAAAAAATATCGTCGATGGTAGAAATGTACCATATTGATGCCATTGCCATTGGAAACGGAACGGCCAGCCGCGAAACTGAAGCTTTTATAAAAAAACTGCGTTACAATCGAGAAGCGCGTGTTTATGTAGTAAGTGAAGATGGAGCTTCAGTTTATTCGGCCTCATCGGTGGCCCGCCAGGAATTTCCTCAATACGATGTTACCGTGCGTGGAGCCATTTCAATTGGCCGTCGTTTGATGGATCCGCTGGCCGAGCTGGTAAAAATCGATCCGAAAAGTATTGGTGTTGGGCAATACCAGCACGATGTTGATCAGAAAAATTTGAAAAACAGTCTCGATTCAGTGGTTGAACTCAGTGTAAATTCGGTTGGCGTAAATTTAAATACTGCCAGCAAACACCTGCTAACCTACATTTCAGGGCTTGGACCGCAGCTGGCTGAAAATATTACCTCTTACCGAAAAGAAAACGGAATGTTCGAATCGCGCGACGCCCTGAAAAAAGTACCGCGGATGGGACCAAAAGCTTTTGAGCAGGCTGCCGGATTCTTACGTATTCCAGATGCAAAAAATCCGTTGGATAATTCAGGAGTGCATCCGGAATCGTATAAAATCGTGTCGAAAATTGCCAAAGACCTTAAATGCGAGGTAAAAGACCTAATCAGAAATGAAGAGCTAATTTCGAAAATTGATTTAAAAAACTATGTAACTGCCGAAGTTGGGCTCCCTACTCTAACCGACATAAAAAACGAGTTACTAAAACCAGGCCGTGATCCGCGAAAACCAATCAAAATTTTTGAATTTGCCGATGGAATTTTCAACATCACCGATTTGCAGGTTGGCATGATACTACCCGGAATTGTGAATAACATTACCAAGTTTGGGGCTTTTGTTGACGTGGGGATTAAAGAATCGGGGCTAATACACATTTCGGAAATGGCCGATCGTTTTATTTCCGATCCTAACGAAATTGTAAAATTACATCAACACGTAAAAGTGCGGGTGAAAGAATTGGATATTCCACGCAAACGTATTCAGTTATCATTAAAAGGAATTGAACAGGAATAA
- a CDS encoding PspC domain-containing protein has translation MAANRLYRSRNRVLGGVLAGFAEYFSINVVLVRLIYVLLSLFSAGFPGLLVYIIFWIVTPEKPFNPYGPDTN, from the coding sequence ATGGCAGCAAATCGTTTATATCGTTCGCGAAACAGAGTGTTGGGTGGTGTTTTGGCGGGTTTTGCCGAATACTTCTCAATAAACGTGGTTTTGGTGCGGCTGATCTATGTGCTGCTATCGCTTTTCTCAGCCGGATTTCCGGGGTTGCTGGTTTATATTATTTTCTGGATTGTAACGCCTGAAAAACCTTTCAACCCTTATGGCCCAGACACTAATTAG
- the ffh gene encoding signal recognition particle protein, with amino-acid sequence MFDNLSDRLEKSFKLLKGQGKITEINVAETLKDIRRALLDADVNFKIAKKFTDDVKVKALGQDVLSAVKPGQMMVKIVKDELAELMGGTFTDIKLENKPAVILMSGLQGSGKTTFSGKLANMLKSKKGRHPLLVAGDVYRPAAIDQLKVLGEQINVPVYTEEGNMDPVKIAKAAIQHAKANGNDVVIVDTAGRLAVDEQMMNEISAVKKAINPDEILFVVDSMTGQDAVNTAKEFNERLDFDGVVLTKLDGDTRGGAALSIRSVVEKPIKFVGTGEKVDALDVFHPDRMAERILGMGDIVSLVEKAQEQFDEEEAKRLQKKLQKNTFDFNDFLKQISQIKKMGNLKDVMGMIPGMGKALKGMDIDDDAFKHIEAIIYSMTPDERENPSLINGGRRKRIANGSGTNIQEVNRLLKQFSETRKMMRMVSQGKNVQRMMSGMQGQGRKF; translated from the coding sequence ATGTTTGATAATTTAAGCGACAGGCTGGAGAAGTCCTTCAAACTACTTAAAGGACAGGGGAAAATTACCGAGATCAATGTGGCGGAAACGCTAAAAGATATTCGTCGTGCGTTGTTGGATGCCGACGTTAACTTTAAAATTGCCAAAAAATTTACCGACGACGTAAAAGTCAAAGCTTTGGGGCAGGATGTTTTGTCTGCCGTAAAACCGGGGCAGATGATGGTAAAGATCGTAAAAGACGAGCTGGCAGAATTGATGGGAGGTACTTTTACCGATATTAAGCTTGAGAATAAACCGGCGGTAATTCTGATGTCGGGGCTACAAGGTTCGGGTAAAACAACTTTCTCCGGGAAGCTGGCAAATATGCTGAAAAGTAAAAAAGGCCGTCATCCGTTGTTGGTGGCAGGCGACGTTTATCGTCCGGCTGCGATCGATCAGTTAAAGGTTTTAGGTGAACAGATCAATGTTCCGGTTTATACCGAAGAAGGAAACATGGATCCTGTAAAAATTGCCAAAGCAGCAATTCAGCATGCCAAAGCCAATGGTAACGATGTGGTGATTGTGGATACCGCTGGTCGTTTGGCTGTCGACGAGCAGATGATGAACGAGATTTCTGCAGTGAAGAAAGCCATCAACCCGGATGAAATTCTTTTTGTAGTTGACTCAATGACCGGTCAGGATGCAGTAAATACCGCAAAAGAATTTAACGAACGTCTGGATTTCGATGGTGTCGTTCTTACCAAATTGGATGGTGATACCCGTGGTGGTGCAGCATTATCAATTCGTTCGGTGGTTGAAAAGCCAATTAAGTTTGTTGGTACTGGCGAAAAAGTTGATGCACTCGACGTTTTCCACCCCGATCGTATGGCCGAACGTATTTTGGGAATGGGTGATATTGTTTCGCTGGTTGAAAAGGCCCAGGAACAATTTGATGAAGAAGAAGCAAAACGCCTGCAGAAGAAGCTGCAGAAAAATACATTTGATTTTAACGACTTCCTGAAACAGATTAGCCAGATTAAAAAAATGGGTAACCTGAAAGATGTGATGGGAATGATTCCTGGCATGGGAAAAGCGTTAAAAGGAATGGATATTGACGATGATGCATTTAAGCATATCGAAGCTATTATTTATTCGATGACACCGGATGAGCGTGAAAATCCATCGTTGATTAACGGAGGCCGCAGAAAACGTATTGCCAACGGTTCGGGAACTAATATTCAGGAAGTAAACCGCCTGCTGAAACAGTTTAGCGAAACACGTAAAATGATGCGTATGGTGTCGCAGGGGAAAAACGTTCAGCGCATGATGAGTGGAATGCAGGGACAGGGACGGAAGTTTTAG
- a CDS encoding serine hydrolase domain-containing protein — protein sequence MKRRIYVVVVVVGLAILAFKLQSFVGTEKAEAQAKQEVAAVESEYNPVVEIENTVTSFDSLLEQNLKESGTVGAAAVITYKGKIALVKCFGVRKAGEKNPVNENTVFRLASVSKSVTGVLAGILDEENIVKLDDRIVDYLPNFKLKNPEYTNQLTVRHLLSHTSGLIPHAYDLMVEDKVPLEKIIERLDQVDQTAAPGQLYGYQNVVYSIYDPITCAKTHQTFESVIKEKLFQPFGMADASVNFEDFKNNNNKAYPHYNRGHNHYSPMRLNDRYYTTAPAAGVNASISDLGHFLCALTDDNSEIFDTKARQTVFTPQVNSPLKRTYFRSWGHDVKSKRYGIGWRIVDYKGREIAYHAGYVLGYKAEIALCDEEDIGIAILSNSPNSATAKNIPTFLNMLFDYKEKIALQEQENEDSPENKS from the coding sequence TTGAAGAGAAGAATTTACGTAGTTGTGGTGGTAGTTGGATTGGCAATTCTGGCTTTCAAATTACAGTCGTTTGTAGGAACGGAAAAGGCAGAAGCACAAGCCAAACAGGAAGTTGCTGCTGTTGAGTCCGAGTATAATCCCGTTGTTGAGATTGAAAATACAGTTACAAGTTTCGATAGTTTACTGGAACAAAATTTAAAAGAATCGGGAACTGTTGGAGCGGCAGCAGTAATTACCTACAAAGGAAAAATTGCGCTGGTGAAATGTTTTGGCGTTCGAAAAGCCGGAGAGAAAAATCCGGTGAACGAAAATACTGTTTTTCGACTGGCTTCGGTTTCAAAATCGGTAACCGGAGTTTTAGCCGGAATTCTTGACGAAGAAAACATTGTAAAACTCGACGATCGTATTGTTGACTACCTTCCCAATTTCAAGCTAAAAAATCCGGAATATACCAATCAACTTACTGTTCGTCATTTACTAAGCCATACTTCAGGATTAATTCCTCATGCTTATGATCTGATGGTAGAAGATAAAGTGCCGCTGGAAAAGATTATTGAGCGTTTAGACCAGGTTGATCAGACAGCCGCTCCCGGGCAACTTTATGGCTACCAAAATGTAGTTTACAGTATTTACGATCCGATTACTTGTGCAAAAACGCATCAAACTTTTGAGTCGGTGATCAAAGAAAAACTGTTTCAACCATTTGGAATGGCTGATGCTTCGGTGAATTTTGAAGATTTTAAAAACAACAATAACAAAGCATATCCGCATTACAATCGGGGGCACAATCATTACAGCCCAATGCGCCTTAACGACCGTTATTACACCACTGCTCCGGCAGCCGGTGTTAACGCCAGCATTTCCGACCTTGGACATTTTCTATGTGCGTTAACCGATGATAATTCAGAAATATTTGATACAAAAGCACGCCAAACAGTATTTACACCGCAGGTAAACTCGCCGTTAAAACGCACCTATTTCCGTAGTTGGGGCCACGATGTAAAATCAAAGCGTTATGGTATCGGCTGGCGAATTGTAGATTACAAAGGCAGAGAAATTGCCTACCACGCCGGCTATGTTTTGGGTTATAAAGCTGAAATTGCCCTTTGCGACGAGGAGGATATTGGCATTGCCATTTTAAGCAATTCGCCAAACAGTGCCACAGCTAAAAACATTCCTACTTTCCTGAATATGTTGTTTGATTACAAAGAAAAAATAGCCCTTCAAGAACAAGAGAATGAAGATTCTCCTGAAAACAAATCATAA
- a CDS encoding M15 family metallopeptidase produces the protein MKTTKILALLLVNVFLFSCAPKNTSKHRNPYNLPLVNTVKEYKTQVAENPEMKLVDLEKELKNVVLDIRYATSNNFTKEAIYQSPKAYARNPVVAALKLVQDSLASLNLGLKIYDAYRPYAATLKFYEVYPDPDFVASPKTGSRHNRGCAIDVSLVNLTTKQELKMPTAFDDFSEKAHSDYPNLPETALKNRTILIGVMSHFGFSVISSEWWHFDFNGWEDFPLMDLSFEELTN, from the coding sequence ATGAAAACAACTAAAATACTTGCTCTCCTTTTGGTGAATGTCTTTTTGTTTTCGTGCGCTCCAAAAAACACTTCCAAACACCGGAATCCATATAATCTGCCACTTGTAAATACGGTAAAAGAATACAAAACTCAGGTTGCAGAAAATCCGGAGATGAAACTGGTTGATCTGGAAAAGGAGCTAAAAAATGTGGTGCTCGACATTCGTTACGCCACCAGCAATAATTTTACAAAAGAAGCAATTTATCAATCGCCAAAAGCCTATGCCCGCAACCCCGTAGTAGCGGCTTTAAAATTGGTGCAGGATTCGCTGGCATCGCTAAATCTTGGCTTAAAAATTTACGATGCTTATCGGCCATATGCAGCAACGCTTAAATTTTATGAGGTGTACCCTGATCCTGATTTTGTTGCCAGTCCGAAAACCGGCTCCCGTCATAACCGGGGTTGTGCTATTGATGTTTCGTTGGTGAATTTAACTACAAAGCAAGAACTTAAAATGCCCACTGCATTTGACGATTTCTCGGAAAAAGCTCACTCCGATTATCCCAATCTGCCAGAAACAGCGCTAAAAAACCGCACCATTCTAATTGGCGTTATGTCTCATTTTGGATTTTCAGTAATTTCTTCTGAATGGTGGCATTTTGATTTTAACGGTTGGGAAGATTTCCCGTTAATGGATCTTTCATTTGAAGAACTTACTAATTAG
- a CDS encoding ABC-F family ATP-binding cassette domain-containing protein has protein sequence MKPFLQAENLSKRWGELMLFENISFTVFEGAKVALIAKNGTGKSSLLDLLAGKESPDEGVITLTNDVKMGYFEQIPNLNPNNTVIEEVFESDNEKIKTVKAFELAVSQNKQDEITAISAKMDELNAWAVEVEIKQILTELKISFLEQKVSELSGGQQKRLALAKVLINQPDLLILDEPTNHLDLEMIEWLEAYLEKTKSTLLMVTHDRYFLDRVCNEIIEMEDNQIYRYQGNYTYFLEKRDERIAMQQASITKAKNLMRTEIEWMRRMPKARSHKAKYRVDSFQDLKEKASQNIRDDKVEMSVKSARLGKKIVELEHVSKSFPGVKLIEDFSYKFQRFEKVGIVGKNGTGKSTFLNLLTQSLTPDSGTVEIGQTIKYGYYRQEGIAFDPQEKVIEAVQKIAEFIHFEDGSKMSATQMLTRFLFPPETQYNYIEKLSGGEQRRLYLCTVLMENPNFLILDEPTNDLDIMTLNVLEDYLQSFAGCVVVVSHDRFFMDKIVDHLFVFEGEGTITDFPGNYTVYRNKVEEEEQQKAKSEAKKKAEAKSEAAAKPSQPQTKKKLSYNEKREFEQLENEIPELEAQIGELEELLNSGNLNHDELYEKSLQLDDMKSQLDEKELRWLELSELG, from the coding sequence ATGAAACCATTTTTACAAGCTGAAAACCTCTCGAAACGTTGGGGAGAGTTGATGCTATTCGAAAATATATCCTTTACCGTTTTTGAAGGGGCAAAAGTTGCACTCATCGCAAAGAATGGAACAGGAAAGTCCTCACTCCTAGATCTTCTGGCCGGGAAAGAATCGCCCGATGAAGGTGTTATCACCCTCACCAACGATGTTAAAATGGGTTATTTCGAGCAGATTCCCAACCTGAATCCGAACAACACCGTTATTGAAGAGGTTTTTGAAAGCGACAACGAAAAGATAAAAACGGTAAAAGCTTTCGAGTTGGCTGTAAGCCAAAATAAACAGGATGAGATCACAGCTATTTCGGCAAAAATGGATGAGCTAAATGCCTGGGCTGTTGAAGTTGAAATTAAGCAAATCCTGACAGAACTGAAAATTAGTTTTTTGGAACAGAAAGTTTCAGAGCTTTCCGGAGGGCAGCAAAAACGATTGGCACTGGCAAAAGTACTGATTAACCAACCCGACTTACTGATTCTTGACGAGCCCACCAATCACCTCGATCTGGAAATGATTGAATGGCTGGAAGCGTATCTCGAAAAAACAAAATCCACCTTGTTAATGGTAACGCACGACCGCTATTTCCTTGATCGTGTTTGTAACGAGATCATCGAAATGGAGGATAACCAAATCTACCGTTACCAAGGCAATTACACATATTTTTTGGAAAAGCGCGACGAACGTATCGCCATGCAACAGGCCAGCATTACCAAGGCAAAAAACCTGATGCGCACCGAAATTGAATGGATGCGCCGAATGCCAAAAGCACGAAGTCACAAGGCAAAATACCGTGTTGACTCGTTTCAGGATTTGAAAGAAAAAGCCTCGCAAAATATTCGCGACGACAAGGTGGAAATGAGCGTAAAATCGGCGCGACTGGGTAAAAAGATTGTTGAACTGGAACATGTTTCAAAATCTTTCCCCGGAGTTAAACTAATCGAAGATTTTTCGTATAAATTCCAACGTTTTGAAAAAGTAGGAATTGTGGGTAAAAACGGTACCGGAAAGTCAACATTTCTGAATCTGCTAACCCAGTCACTAACTCCCGATTCGGGTACCGTTGAGATTGGGCAGACCATAAAATATGGGTACTACCGTCAGGAAGGAATTGCTTTTGATCCGCAGGAGAAAGTAATTGAAGCGGTACAGAAAATTGCCGAGTTTATTCATTTTGAGGATGGCTCGAAAATGAGCGCCACTCAAATGTTGACACGTTTTCTATTCCCACCCGAAACGCAATACAATTATATTGAAAAGCTGAGCGGTGGTGAGCAGCGCCGTTTATACCTGTGTACCGTTTTGATGGAGAATCCCAATTTTCTGATCCTTGATGAGCCAACCAACGACCTGGATATTATGACGCTAAACGTCTTGGAAGATTATCTTCAGTCGTTTGCCGGTTGTGTGGTAGTGGTTTCACACGACCGCTTTTTTATGGATAAAATTGTGGATCACCTTTTTGTTTTTGAAGGCGAAGGAACAATTACCGACTTTCCAGGTAATTATACCGTTTACCGCAACAAAGTGGAAGAAGAGGAGCAGCAAAAGGCAAAATCAGAAGCTAAAAAGAAAGCGGAAGCAAAATCAGAAGCTGCTGCCAAACCATCTCAACCGCAAACAAAAAAGAAACTATCGTATAACGAAAAACGTGAGTTTGAGCAGCTGGAAAACGAAATTCCGGAACTGGAAGCGCAAATAGGCGAGTTGGAAGAACTACTCAATTCAGGGAATCTTAACCACGACGAATTATACGAAAAATCGTTGCAATTAGACGACATGAAATCACAACTCGATGAAAAAGAATTACGTTGGCTGGAATTAAGTGAGTTAGGGTAA
- the nth gene encoding endonuclease III has product MRKKELFEYIIDYFEKSMPIAETELDYGNPFELIVAVILSAQCTDKRVNQITPELLKRFPTPYKMAEVEPAEVFDYIRSCSYPNNKAKHLVGMAQKLIELFDGEVPSDVDDLQKLPGVGRKTANVIASVVYNKPALAVDTHVFRVAARIGLSTNAKTPLATEMQLMKYIPEELVPKAHHWLILHGRYTCLARKPKCEKCGLTEVCKFYKKEVQK; this is encoded by the coding sequence ATGAGAAAGAAAGAACTCTTTGAATACATTATAGATTATTTTGAAAAATCAATGCCAATTGCTGAAACAGAGCTCGATTACGGCAATCCGTTTGAGTTGATTGTTGCAGTAATTTTATCGGCTCAGTGCACAGATAAACGGGTGAATCAAATTACGCCTGAATTGCTGAAACGGTTTCCGACACCCTACAAAATGGCAGAAGTAGAGCCCGCCGAAGTTTTTGATTACATCAGAAGTTGTTCGTATCCGAATAATAAGGCGAAACATCTGGTTGGAATGGCGCAAAAGCTTATTGAGTTGTTTGATGGAGAAGTTCCGAGCGATGTTGACGATCTGCAAAAACTACCCGGTGTTGGACGAAAAACCGCAAATGTTATTGCTTCGGTAGTGTACAATAAACCGGCACTGGCTGTTGATACACATGTTTTTAGAGTTGCAGCTCGTATTGGTTTAAGTACAAATGCCAAAACACCGTTGGCAACCGAGATGCAGTTGATGAAATACATTCCGGAAGAATTGGTTCCCAAAGCGCATCACTGGCTGATTTTGCATGGGCGATACACTTGCCTGGCGCGTAAACCCAAGTGTGAGAAATGCGGATTAACGGAAGTTTGCAAATTTTACAAGAAGGAAGTGCAGAAGTAG